A stretch of Homo sapiens chromosome 12, GRCh38.p14 Primary Assembly DNA encodes these proteins:
- the DDX11 gene encoding ATP-dependent DNA helicase DDX11 isoform X21 — translation MVSASQKKGEIWSMANETQKVGAIHFPFPFTPYSIQEDFMAELYRVLEAGKIGIFESPTGTGKSLSLICGALSWLRDFEQKKREEEARLLETGTGPLHDEKDESLCLSSSCEGAAGTPRPAGEPAWVTQFVQKKEERDLVDRLKAEQARRKQREERLQQLQHRVQLKYAAKRLRQEEEERENLLRLSREMLETGPEAERLEQLESGEEELVLAEYESDEEKKVASRVDEDEDDLEEEHITKIYYCSRTHSQLAQFVHEVKKSPFGKDVRLVSLGSRQNLCVNEDVKSLGSVQLINDRCVDMQRSRHEKKKGAEEEKPKRRRQEKQAACPFYNHEQMGLLRDEALAEVKDMEQLLALGKEARACPYYGSRLAIPAAQLVVLPYQMLLHAATRQAAGIRLQDQVVIIDEAHNLIDTITGMHSVEVSGSQLCQAHSQLLQYVERYGKRLKAKNLMYLKQILYLLEKFVAVLGGNIKQNPNTQSLSQTGTELKTINDFLFQSQIDNINLFKVQRYCEKSMISRKLFGFTERYGAVFSSREQPKLAGFQQFLQSLQPRTTEALAAPADESQASTLRPASPLMHIQGFLAALTTANQDGRVILSRQGSLSQSTLKFLLLNPAVHFAQVVKECRAVVIAGGTMQPAAGAVETPLLLHSVAPGSHVSQRKLFCGFKLKEKNHDSTFKRCLTSGSSCWPVPGWKLSAWWSFPVCLAAHLHLQFSAPPWLLPGHVIPPDNILPLVICSGISNQPLEFTFQKRELPQMMDEVGRILCNLCGVVPGGVVCFFPSYEYLRQVHAHWEKGGLLGRLAARKKIFQEPKSAHQVEQVLLAYSRCIQACGQERGQVTGALLLSVVGGKMSEGINFSDNLGRPEPPARHPQGRLWWRTCA, via the exons ATGGTCTCTGCTTCccagaaaaaaggagaaatttg gTCCATGGCTAATGAAACACAGAAGGTTGGTGCCatccattttccttttcccttcacaCCCTATTCCATCCAGGAAGACTTCATGGCAGAGCTGTACCGGGTTTTGGAGGCTGGCAAGATTGGGATATTTGAGAGTCCAACTGGCACT GGGAAGTCCTTAAGTCTTATTTGTGGGGCCCTCTCTTGGCTCCGTGACTTTGAACAGAAGAAGCGTGAAGAAGAGGCACGACTCCTTGAAACTGGAACTGGCCCCTTACATGATGAGAAAGATGAAtccctgtgtctgtcttcttCCTGCGAAGGGGCTGCAGGCACCCCGAGGCCTGCTGGAGAACCGGCCTGGGTTACTCAGTTTgtgcagaagaaagaagagagggacctggtggaccGACTAAAG GCGGAGCAGGCCAGGAGGAAGCAGCGAGAAGAACgcctgcagcagctgcagcacAGGGTGCAGCTCAAGTATGCAGCCAAGCGCCTG aggcaggaagaagaagaaagagagaatctCCTCCGCCTCAGCAGGGAGATGCTAGAGACAGGCCCGGAGGCTGAGCGGCTGGAGCAGCTGGAGtctggggaggaggagctggTCCTCGCCGAATACGAGAGTGATGAGGAGAAAAAGGTGGCGAGCAG agtggatgaggatgaggatgaccTGGAGGAAGAACACATAACTAAG ATTTATTACTGTAGTCGGACACACTCCCAGCTGGCCCAGTTTGTGCATGAGGTGAAGAAGAGCCCCTTTGGCAAGGATGTTCGGCTGGTCTCCCTTGGCTCCCGGCAG AACCTTTGTGTAAATGAAGACGTGAAAAGCCTAGGTTCTGTGCAGCTTATCAACGACCGCTGTGTGGACATGCAGAGAAGCAGGCACG agaagaagaaaggagctgaggaggagaagccaaagaggaggaggcaggagaagcaggcaGCCTGCCCCTTCTACAACCACGAGCAGATGGGCCTTCTCCGGGATGAGGCCCTGGCAGAGGTGAAGGACATGGAGCAGCTGCTGGCCCTTGGGAAGGAGGCCCGGGCCTGTCCCTATTACGGGAGCCGCCTTGCCATCCCTGCAGCCCAG CTGGTGGTGCTGCCCTATCAGATGCTGCTGCATGCGGCCACTCGGCAGGCCGCGGGCATCCGGCTGCAGGACCAGGTGGTGATCATCGACGAGGCGCACAACCTGATCGACACCATCACGGGCATGCACAGCGTGGAGGTCAGCGGCTCCCAG CTCTGCCAGGCCCATTCCCAGCTGCTGCAGTACGTGGAGCGATACGG GAAGCGTTTGAAGGCCAAGAACCTGATGTACCTGAAGCAGATCCTGTATTTGCTGGAGAAATTCGTGGCTGTGCTAGGGG GGAACATTAAGCAAAATCCCAATACACAGAGTCTGTCACAGACAG GGACGGAGCTGAAGACCATCAACGACTTTCTCTTCCAGAGCCAGATCGACAACATCAACCTGTTCAAG GTGCAGCGATACTGTGAGAAGAGCATGATCAGCAGAAAG CTCTTTGGATTCACTGAACGGTACGGAGCAGTGTTCTCATCCCGGGAGCAGCCCAAACTGGCTGGGTTTCAGCAATTCCTGCAGAGCCTGCAGCCCAGGACGActgaag CTCTTGCAGCCCCTGCAGACGAGAGTCAGGCCAGCACCCTGCGACCAGCTTCTCCACTGATGCACATCCAAGGCTTCCTGGCAGCTCTCACTACGGCCAACCAGGACGGCAGGGTCATCCTGAGCCGCCAAG GCAGCCTCAGTCAGAGCACCCTGAAGTTTTTGCTCCTGAATCCAGCTGTGCACTTTGCCCAAGTGGTGAAGGAATGCCGGGCAGTGGTCATTGCGGGGGGTACCATGCAGCCG GCTGCAGGAGCAGTGGAGACTCCTCTGCTGCTCCATTCTGTAGCCCCAGGATCACATGTCTCCCAGAGAAAGCTGTTCTGTGGTTTCaaactcaaggaaaaaaatcatgattcCACTTTTAAAAG GTGTCTGACTTCCggcagcagctgctggcctgtGCCGGGGTGGAAGCTGAGCGCGTGGTGGAGTTTTCCTGTG TGTCTTGCAGCACACCTGCATCTCCAGTTTTCGGCCCCTCCCTGGCTCTTACCAGGTCACGTGATCCCTCCAGACAACATCCTGCCCCTCGTCATCTGCAGCGGGATCTCCAACCAGCCGCTGGAATTCACGTTCCAGAAAAGAGAGCTGCCTCAGATG aTGGACGAGGTGGGTCGCATTCTCTGTAACCTGTGCGGTGTGGTTCCTGGAGGGGTGGTCTGTTTCTTCCCCTCCTACGAGTACCTGCGCCAGGTCCATGCCCACTGGGAGAAGGGTGGCCTGCTGGGCCGTCTGGCTGCCAGGAAGAAG ATATTCCAGGAACCTAAGAGCGCACACCAGGTGGAGCAGGTGCTGCTGGCATATTCCAGGTGCATCCAG GCCTGTGGCCAGGAGAGAGGCCAGGTGACAGGGGCCCTGCTCCTCTCTGTGGTTGGAGGAAAGATGAGTGAAGGGATCAACTTCTCTGACAACCTAGGCCG CCCAGAGCCCCCGGCCAGGCACCCCCAGGGAAGGCTCTGGTGGAGAACCTGTGCATGA
- the DDX11 gene encoding ATP-dependent DNA helicase DDX11 isoform 1 (isoform 1 is encoded by transcript variant 7), whose translation MANETQKVGAIHFPFPFTPYSIQEDFMAELYRVLEAGKIGIFESPTGTGKSLSLICGALSWLRDFEQKKREEEARLLETGTGPLHDEKDESLCLSSSCEGAAGTPRPAGEPAWVTQFVQKKEERDLVDRLKAEQARRKQREERLQQLQHRVQLKYAAKRLRQEEEERENLLRLSREMLETGPEAERLEQLESGEEELVLAEYESDEEKKVASRVDEDEDDLEEEHITKIYYCSRTHSQLAQFVHEVKKSPFGKDVRLVSLGSRQNLCVNEDVKSLGSVQLINDRCVDMQRSRHEKKKGAEEEKPKRRRQEKQAACPFYNHEQMGLLRDEALAEVKDMEQLLALGKEARACPYYGSRLAIPAAQLVVLPYQMLLHAATRQAAGIRLQDQVVIIDEAHNLIDTITGMHSVEVSGSQLCQAHSQLLQYVERYGKRLKAKNLMYLKQILYLLEKFVAVLGGNIKQNPNTQSLSQTGTELKTINDFLFQSQIDNINLFKVQRYCEKSMISRKLFGFTERYGAVFSSREQPKLAGFQQFLQSLQPRTTEALAAPADESQASTLRPASPLMHIQGFLAALTTANQDGRVILSRQGSLSQSTLKFLLLNPAVHFAQVVKECRAVVIAGGTMQPVSDFRQQLLACAGVEAERVVEFSCGHVIPPDNILPLVICSGISNQPLEFTFQKRELPQMMDEVGRILCNLCGVVPGGVVCFFPSYEYLRQVHAHWEKGGLLGRLAARKKIFQEPKSAHQVEQVLLAYSRCIQACGQERGQVTGALLLSVVGGKMSEGINFSDNLGRCVVMVGMPFPNIRSAELQEKMAYLDQTLPRAPGQAPPGKALVENLCMKAVNQSIGRAIRHQKDFASVVLLDQRYARPPVLAKLPAWIRARVEVKATFGPAIAAVQKFHREKSASS comes from the exons ATGGCTAATGAAACACAGAAGGTTGGTGCCatccattttccttttcccttcacaCCCTATTCCATCCAGGAAGACTTCATGGCAGAGCTGTACCGGGTTTTGGAGGCTGGCAAGATTGGGATATTTGAGAGTCCAACTGGCACT GGGAAGTCCTTAAGTCTTATTTGTGGGGCCCTCTCTTGGCTCCGTGACTTTGAACAGAAGAAGCGTGAAGAAGAGGCACGACTCCTTGAAACTGGAACTGGCCCCTTACATGATGAGAAAGATGAAtccctgtgtctgtcttcttCCTGCGAAGGGGCTGCAGGCACCCCGAGGCCTGCTGGAGAACCGGCCTGGGTTACTCAGTTTgtgcagaagaaagaagagagggacctggtggaccGACTAAAG GCGGAGCAGGCCAGGAGGAAGCAGCGAGAAGAACgcctgcagcagctgcagcacAGGGTGCAGCTCAAGTATGCAGCCAAGCGCCTG aggcaggaagaagaagaaagagagaatctCCTCCGCCTCAGCAGGGAGATGCTAGAGACAGGCCCGGAGGCTGAGCGGCTGGAGCAGCTGGAGtctggggaggaggagctggTCCTCGCCGAATACGAGAGTGATGAGGAGAAAAAGGTGGCGAGCAG agtggatgaggatgaggatgaccTGGAGGAAGAACACATAACTAAG ATTTATTACTGTAGTCGGACACACTCCCAGCTGGCCCAGTTTGTGCATGAGGTGAAGAAGAGCCCCTTTGGCAAGGATGTTCGGCTGGTCTCCCTTGGCTCCCGGCAG AACCTTTGTGTAAATGAAGACGTGAAAAGCCTAGGTTCTGTGCAGCTTATCAACGACCGCTGTGTGGACATGCAGAGAAGCAGGCACG agaagaagaaaggagctgaggaggagaagccaaagaggaggaggcaggagaagcaggcaGCCTGCCCCTTCTACAACCACGAGCAGATGGGCCTTCTCCGGGATGAGGCCCTGGCAGAGGTGAAGGACATGGAGCAGCTGCTGGCCCTTGGGAAGGAGGCCCGGGCCTGTCCCTATTACGGGAGCCGCCTTGCCATCCCTGCAGCCCAG CTGGTGGTGCTGCCCTATCAGATGCTGCTGCATGCGGCCACTCGGCAGGCCGCGGGCATCCGGCTGCAGGACCAGGTGGTGATCATCGACGAGGCGCACAACCTGATCGACACCATCACGGGCATGCACAGCGTGGAGGTCAGCGGCTCCCAG CTCTGCCAGGCCCATTCCCAGCTGCTGCAGTACGTGGAGCGATACGG GAAGCGTTTGAAGGCCAAGAACCTGATGTACCTGAAGCAGATCCTGTATTTGCTGGAGAAATTCGTGGCTGTGCTAGGGG GGAACATTAAGCAAAATCCCAATACACAGAGTCTGTCACAGACAG GGACGGAGCTGAAGACCATCAACGACTTTCTCTTCCAGAGCCAGATCGACAACATCAACCTGTTCAAG GTGCAGCGATACTGTGAGAAGAGCATGATCAGCAGAAAG CTCTTTGGATTCACTGAACGGTACGGAGCAGTGTTCTCATCCCGGGAGCAGCCCAAACTGGCTGGGTTTCAGCAATTCCTGCAGAGCCTGCAGCCCAGGACGActgaag CTCTTGCAGCCCCTGCAGACGAGAGTCAGGCCAGCACCCTGCGACCAGCTTCTCCACTGATGCACATCCAAGGCTTCCTGGCAGCTCTCACTACGGCCAACCAGGACGGCAGGGTCATCCTGAGCCGCCAAG GCAGCCTCAGTCAGAGCACCCTGAAGTTTTTGCTCCTGAATCCAGCTGTGCACTTTGCCCAAGTGGTGAAGGAATGCCGGGCAGTGGTCATTGCGGGGGGTACCATGCAGCCG GTGTCTGACTTCCggcagcagctgctggcctgtGCCGGGGTGGAAGCTGAGCGCGTGGTGGAGTTTTCCTGTG GTCACGTGATCCCTCCAGACAACATCCTGCCCCTCGTCATCTGCAGCGGGATCTCCAACCAGCCGCTGGAATTCACGTTCCAGAAAAGAGAGCTGCCTCAGATG aTGGACGAGGTGGGTCGCATTCTCTGTAACCTGTGCGGTGTGGTTCCTGGAGGGGTGGTCTGTTTCTTCCCCTCCTACGAGTACCTGCGCCAGGTCCATGCCCACTGGGAGAAGGGTGGCCTGCTGGGCCGTCTGGCTGCCAGGAAGAAG ATATTCCAGGAACCTAAGAGCGCACACCAGGTGGAGCAGGTGCTGCTGGCATATTCCAGGTGCATCCAG GCCTGTGGCCAGGAGAGAGGCCAGGTGACAGGGGCCCTGCTCCTCTCTGTGGTTGGAGGAAAGATGAGTGAAGGGATCAACTTCTCTGACAACCTAGGCCG GTGTGTGGTGATGGTGGGCATGCCCTTCCCCAACATCAGGTCTGCAGAGCTGCAGGAGAAGATGGCCTACTTGGATCAAACCCTC CCCAGAGCCCCCGGCCAGGCACCCCCAGGGAAGGCTCTGGTGGAGAACCTGTGCATGAAGGCCGTCAACCAGTCCATAG GCAGGGCCATCAGGCACCAGAAGGATTTTGCCAGCGTAGTGCTCCTGGACCAGCGATATGCCCGGCCCCCTGTCCTGGCCAAGCTGCCGGCCTGGATCCGAGCCCGTGTGGAGGTCAAAGCTACCTTTGGCCCCGCCATTGCTGCTGTGCAGAAG TTTCACCGGGAGAAGTCGGCCTCTTCCTGA
- the DDX11 gene encoding ATP-dependent DNA helicase DDX11 isoform 3 (isoform 3 is encoded by transcript variant 4), which yields MANETQKVGAIHFPFPFTPYSIQEDFMAELYRVLEAGKIGIFESPTGTGKSLSLICGALSWLRDFEQKKREEEARLLETGTGPLHDEKDESLCLSSSCEGAAGTPRPAGEPAWVTQFVQKKEERDLVDRLKAEQARRKQREERLQQLQHRVQLKYAAKRLRQEEEERENLLRLSREMLETGPEAERLEQLESGEEELVLAEYESDEEKKVASRVDEDEDDLEEEHITKIYYCSRTHSQLAQFVHEVKKSPFGKDVRLVSLGSRQNLCVNEDVKSLGSVQLINDRCVDMQRSRHEKKKGAEEEKPKRRRQEKQAACPFYNHEQMGLLRDEALAEVKDMEQLLALGKEARACPYYGSRLAIPAAQLVVLPYQMLLHAATRQAAGIRLQDQVVIIDEAHNLIDTITGMHSVEVSGSQLCQAHSQLLQYVERYGKRLKAKNLMYLKQILYLLEKFVAVLGGNIKQNPNTQSLSQTGTELKTINDFLFQSQIDNINLFKVQRYCEKSMISRKLFGFTERYGAVFSSREQPKLAGFQQFLQSLQPRTTEALAAPADESQASTLRPASPLMHIQGFLAALTTANQDGRVILSRQGSLSQSTLKFLLLNPAVHFAQVVKECRAVVIAGGTMQPVSDFRQQLLACAGVEAERVVEFSCGHVIPPDNILPLVICSGISNQPLEFTFQKRELPQMMDEVGRILCNLCGVVPGGVVCFFPSYEYLRQVHAHWEKGGLLGRLAARKKIFQEPKSAHQVEQVLLAYSRCIQACGQERGQVTGALLLSVVGGKMSEGINFSDNLGRCVVMVGMPFPNIRSAELQEKMAYLDQTLSPRPGTPREGSGGEPVHEGRQPVHRQGHQAPEGFCQRSAPGPAICPAPCPGQAAGLDPSPCGGQSYLWPRHCCCAEVSPGEVGLFLMGNHTTAWRRALPLSCPLETVFVVGVVCGDPVTKVKPRRRVWSPECCQDPGTGVSSRRRKWGNPE from the exons ATGGCTAATGAAACACAGAAGGTTGGTGCCatccattttccttttcccttcacaCCCTATTCCATCCAGGAAGACTTCATGGCAGAGCTGTACCGGGTTTTGGAGGCTGGCAAGATTGGGATATTTGAGAGTCCAACTGGCACT GGGAAGTCCTTAAGTCTTATTTGTGGGGCCCTCTCTTGGCTCCGTGACTTTGAACAGAAGAAGCGTGAAGAAGAGGCACGACTCCTTGAAACTGGAACTGGCCCCTTACATGATGAGAAAGATGAAtccctgtgtctgtcttcttCCTGCGAAGGGGCTGCAGGCACCCCGAGGCCTGCTGGAGAACCGGCCTGGGTTACTCAGTTTgtgcagaagaaagaagagagggacctggtggaccGACTAAAG GCGGAGCAGGCCAGGAGGAAGCAGCGAGAAGAACgcctgcagcagctgcagcacAGGGTGCAGCTCAAGTATGCAGCCAAGCGCCTG aggcaggaagaagaagaaagagagaatctCCTCCGCCTCAGCAGGGAGATGCTAGAGACAGGCCCGGAGGCTGAGCGGCTGGAGCAGCTGGAGtctggggaggaggagctggTCCTCGCCGAATACGAGAGTGATGAGGAGAAAAAGGTGGCGAGCAG agtggatgaggatgaggatgaccTGGAGGAAGAACACATAACTAAG ATTTATTACTGTAGTCGGACACACTCCCAGCTGGCCCAGTTTGTGCATGAGGTGAAGAAGAGCCCCTTTGGCAAGGATGTTCGGCTGGTCTCCCTTGGCTCCCGGCAG AACCTTTGTGTAAATGAAGACGTGAAAAGCCTAGGTTCTGTGCAGCTTATCAACGACCGCTGTGTGGACATGCAGAGAAGCAGGCACG agaagaagaaaggagctgaggaggagaagccaaagaggaggaggcaggagaagcaggcaGCCTGCCCCTTCTACAACCACGAGCAGATGGGCCTTCTCCGGGATGAGGCCCTGGCAGAGGTGAAGGACATGGAGCAGCTGCTGGCCCTTGGGAAGGAGGCCCGGGCCTGTCCCTATTACGGGAGCCGCCTTGCCATCCCTGCAGCCCAG CTGGTGGTGCTGCCCTATCAGATGCTGCTGCATGCGGCCACTCGGCAGGCCGCGGGCATCCGGCTGCAGGACCAGGTGGTGATCATCGACGAGGCGCACAACCTGATCGACACCATCACGGGCATGCACAGCGTGGAGGTCAGCGGCTCCCAG CTCTGCCAGGCCCATTCCCAGCTGCTGCAGTACGTGGAGCGATACGG GAAGCGTTTGAAGGCCAAGAACCTGATGTACCTGAAGCAGATCCTGTATTTGCTGGAGAAATTCGTGGCTGTGCTAGGGG GGAACATTAAGCAAAATCCCAATACACAGAGTCTGTCACAGACAG GGACGGAGCTGAAGACCATCAACGACTTTCTCTTCCAGAGCCAGATCGACAACATCAACCTGTTCAAG GTGCAGCGATACTGTGAGAAGAGCATGATCAGCAGAAAG CTCTTTGGATTCACTGAACGGTACGGAGCAGTGTTCTCATCCCGGGAGCAGCCCAAACTGGCTGGGTTTCAGCAATTCCTGCAGAGCCTGCAGCCCAGGACGActgaag CTCTTGCAGCCCCTGCAGACGAGAGTCAGGCCAGCACCCTGCGACCAGCTTCTCCACTGATGCACATCCAAGGCTTCCTGGCAGCTCTCACTACGGCCAACCAGGACGGCAGGGTCATCCTGAGCCGCCAAG GCAGCCTCAGTCAGAGCACCCTGAAGTTTTTGCTCCTGAATCCAGCTGTGCACTTTGCCCAAGTGGTGAAGGAATGCCGGGCAGTGGTCATTGCGGGGGGTACCATGCAGCCG GTGTCTGACTTCCggcagcagctgctggcctgtGCCGGGGTGGAAGCTGAGCGCGTGGTGGAGTTTTCCTGTG GTCACGTGATCCCTCCAGACAACATCCTGCCCCTCGTCATCTGCAGCGGGATCTCCAACCAGCCGCTGGAATTCACGTTCCAGAAAAGAGAGCTGCCTCAGATG aTGGACGAGGTGGGTCGCATTCTCTGTAACCTGTGCGGTGTGGTTCCTGGAGGGGTGGTCTGTTTCTTCCCCTCCTACGAGTACCTGCGCCAGGTCCATGCCCACTGGGAGAAGGGTGGCCTGCTGGGCCGTCTGGCTGCCAGGAAGAAG ATATTCCAGGAACCTAAGAGCGCACACCAGGTGGAGCAGGTGCTGCTGGCATATTCCAGGTGCATCCAG GCCTGTGGCCAGGAGAGAGGCCAGGTGACAGGGGCCCTGCTCCTCTCTGTGGTTGGAGGAAAGATGAGTGAAGGGATCAACTTCTCTGACAACCTAGGCCG GTGTGTGGTGATGGTGGGCATGCCCTTCCCCAACATCAGGTCTGCAGAGCTGCAGGAGAAGATGGCCTACTTGGATCAAACCCTC AGCCCCCGGCCAGGCACCCCCAGGGAAGGCTCTGGTGGAGAACCTGTGCATGAAGGCCGTCAACCAGTCCATAG GCAGGGCCATCAGGCACCAGAAGGATTTTGCCAGCGTAGTGCTCCTGGACCAGCGATATGCCCGGCCCCCTGTCCTGGCCAAGCTGCCGGCCTGGATCCGAGCCCGTGTGGAGGTCAAAGCTACCTTTGGCCCCGCCATTGCTGCTGTGCAGAAG TTTCACCGGGAGAAGTCGGCCTCTTCCTGATGGGCAACCACACCACTGCCTGGCGCCGTGCCCTTCCTTTGTCCTGCCCGCTGGAGACAGTGTTTGTCGTGGGCGTGGTCTGCGGGGATCCTGTTACAAAGGTGAAACCCAGGAGGAGAGTGTGGAGTCCAGAGTGCTGCCAGGACCCAGGCACAGGCGTTAGCTCCCGTAGGAGAAAATGGGGGAATCCTGAATGA
- the DDX11 gene encoding ATP-dependent DNA helicase DDX11 isoform 6 (isoform 6 is encoded by transcript variant 14), whose amino-acid sequence MANETQKVGAIHFPFPFTPYSIQEDFMAELYRVLEAGKIGIFESPTGTGKSLSLICGALSWLRDFEQKKREEEARLLETGTGPLHDEKDESLCLSSSCEGAAGTPRPAGEPAWVTQFVQKKEERDLVDRLKRQEEEERENLLRLSREMLETGPEAERLEQLESGEEELVLAEYESDEEKKVASRVDEDEDDLEEEHITKIYYCSRTHSQLAQFVHEVKKSPFGKDVRLVSLGSRQNLCVNEDVKSLGSVQLINDRCVDMQRSRHEKKKGAEEEKPKRRRQEKQAACPFYNHEQMGLLRDEALAEVKDMEQLLALGKEARACPYYGSRLAIPAAQLVVLPYQMLLHAATRQAAGIRLQDQVVIIDEAHNLIDTITGMHSVEVSGSQLCQAHSQLLQYVERYGKRLKAKNLMYLKQILYLLEKFVAVLGGNIKQNPNTQSLSQTGTELKTINDFLFQSQIDNINLFKVQRYCEKSMISRKLFGFTERYGAVFSSREQPKLAGFQQFLQSLQPRTTEALAAPADESQASTLRPASPLMHIQGFLAALTTANQDGRVILSRQGSLSQSTLKFLLLNPAVHFAQVVKECRAVVIAGGTMQPVSDFRQQLLACAGVEAERVVEFSCGHVIPPDNILPLVICSGISNQPLEFTFQKRELPQMMDEVGRILCNLCGVVPGGVVCFFPSYEYLRQVHAHWEKGGLLGRLAARKKIFQEPKSAHQVEQVLLAYSRCIQACGQERGQVTGALLLSVVGGKMSEGINFSDNLGRCVVMVGMPFPNIRSAELQEKMAYLDQTLPRAPGQAPPGKALVENLCMKAVNQSIGRAIRHQKDFASVVLLDQRYARPPVLAKLPAWIRARVEVKATFGPAIAAVQKFHREKSASS is encoded by the exons ATGGCTAATGAAACACAGAAGGTTGGTGCCatccattttccttttcccttcacaCCCTATTCCATCCAGGAAGACTTCATGGCAGAGCTGTACCGGGTTTTGGAGGCTGGCAAGATTGGGATATTTGAGAGTCCAACTGGCACT GGGAAGTCCTTAAGTCTTATTTGTGGGGCCCTCTCTTGGCTCCGTGACTTTGAACAGAAGAAGCGTGAAGAAGAGGCACGACTCCTTGAAACTGGAACTGGCCCCTTACATGATGAGAAAGATGAAtccctgtgtctgtcttcttCCTGCGAAGGGGCTGCAGGCACCCCGAGGCCTGCTGGAGAACCGGCCTGGGTTACTCAGTTTgtgcagaagaaagaagagagggacctggtggaccGACTAAAG aggcaggaagaagaagaaagagagaatctCCTCCGCCTCAGCAGGGAGATGCTAGAGACAGGCCCGGAGGCTGAGCGGCTGGAGCAGCTGGAGtctggggaggaggagctggTCCTCGCCGAATACGAGAGTGATGAGGAGAAAAAGGTGGCGAGCAG agtggatgaggatgaggatgaccTGGAGGAAGAACACATAACTAAG ATTTATTACTGTAGTCGGACACACTCCCAGCTGGCCCAGTTTGTGCATGAGGTGAAGAAGAGCCCCTTTGGCAAGGATGTTCGGCTGGTCTCCCTTGGCTCCCGGCAG AACCTTTGTGTAAATGAAGACGTGAAAAGCCTAGGTTCTGTGCAGCTTATCAACGACCGCTGTGTGGACATGCAGAGAAGCAGGCACG agaagaagaaaggagctgaggaggagaagccaaagaggaggaggcaggagaagcaggcaGCCTGCCCCTTCTACAACCACGAGCAGATGGGCCTTCTCCGGGATGAGGCCCTGGCAGAGGTGAAGGACATGGAGCAGCTGCTGGCCCTTGGGAAGGAGGCCCGGGCCTGTCCCTATTACGGGAGCCGCCTTGCCATCCCTGCAGCCCAG CTGGTGGTGCTGCCCTATCAGATGCTGCTGCATGCGGCCACTCGGCAGGCCGCGGGCATCCGGCTGCAGGACCAGGTGGTGATCATCGACGAGGCGCACAACCTGATCGACACCATCACGGGCATGCACAGCGTGGAGGTCAGCGGCTCCCAG CTCTGCCAGGCCCATTCCCAGCTGCTGCAGTACGTGGAGCGATACGG GAAGCGTTTGAAGGCCAAGAACCTGATGTACCTGAAGCAGATCCTGTATTTGCTGGAGAAATTCGTGGCTGTGCTAGGGG GGAACATTAAGCAAAATCCCAATACACAGAGTCTGTCACAGACAG GGACGGAGCTGAAGACCATCAACGACTTTCTCTTCCAGAGCCAGATCGACAACATCAACCTGTTCAAG GTGCAGCGATACTGTGAGAAGAGCATGATCAGCAGAAAG CTCTTTGGATTCACTGAACGGTACGGAGCAGTGTTCTCATCCCGGGAGCAGCCCAAACTGGCTGGGTTTCAGCAATTCCTGCAGAGCCTGCAGCCCAGGACGActgaag CTCTTGCAGCCCCTGCAGACGAGAGTCAGGCCAGCACCCTGCGACCAGCTTCTCCACTGATGCACATCCAAGGCTTCCTGGCAGCTCTCACTACGGCCAACCAGGACGGCAGGGTCATCCTGAGCCGCCAAG GCAGCCTCAGTCAGAGCACCCTGAAGTTTTTGCTCCTGAATCCAGCTGTGCACTTTGCCCAAGTGGTGAAGGAATGCCGGGCAGTGGTCATTGCGGGGGGTACCATGCAGCCG GTGTCTGACTTCCggcagcagctgctggcctgtGCCGGGGTGGAAGCTGAGCGCGTGGTGGAGTTTTCCTGTG GTCACGTGATCCCTCCAGACAACATCCTGCCCCTCGTCATCTGCAGCGGGATCTCCAACCAGCCGCTGGAATTCACGTTCCAGAAAAGAGAGCTGCCTCAGATG aTGGACGAGGTGGGTCGCATTCTCTGTAACCTGTGCGGTGTGGTTCCTGGAGGGGTGGTCTGTTTCTTCCCCTCCTACGAGTACCTGCGCCAGGTCCATGCCCACTGGGAGAAGGGTGGCCTGCTGGGCCGTCTGGCTGCCAGGAAGAAG ATATTCCAGGAACCTAAGAGCGCACACCAGGTGGAGCAGGTGCTGCTGGCATATTCCAGGTGCATCCAG GCCTGTGGCCAGGAGAGAGGCCAGGTGACAGGGGCCCTGCTCCTCTCTGTGGTTGGAGGAAAGATGAGTGAAGGGATCAACTTCTCTGACAACCTAGGCCG GTGTGTGGTGATGGTGGGCATGCCCTTCCCCAACATCAGGTCTGCAGAGCTGCAGGAGAAGATGGCCTACTTGGATCAAACCCTC CCCAGAGCCCCCGGCCAGGCACCCCCAGGGAAGGCTCTGGTGGAGAACCTGTGCATGAAGGCCGTCAACCAGTCCATAG GCAGGGCCATCAGGCACCAGAAGGATTTTGCCAGCGTAGTGCTCCTGGACCAGCGATATGCCCGGCCCCCTGTCCTGGCCAAGCTGCCGGCCTGGATCCGAGCCCGTGTGGAGGTCAAAGCTACCTTTGGCCCCGCCATTGCTGCTGTGCAGAAG TTTCACCGGGAGAAGTCGGCCTCTTCCTGA